The following are encoded in a window of Pseudomonas sp. St316 genomic DNA:
- the flgD gene encoding flagellar hook assembly protein FlgD has product MSVTSTTGGLSLNEILANSSVKTPTTSDGLGAATGAATGKKELGKDAFLQLLVTQLKNQNPLEPQDNGEFVAQLAQFSSLEGITTLNDTVSGIAGNYNSSQALQASSLVGRSVIAPGDKAVVDTSKSLNGTVVVPASVSSVAVKIVDKDGKTVRTIDLGSQNAGNSAFIWDGKNDAGTTVESGTYTFAASTTIDGKATSLITNLPATVSSVTISQTGGELMLNLAGVGSIALSKVQTIGM; this is encoded by the coding sequence ATGAGCGTTACCAGTACAACAGGTGGTTTGAGCCTTAACGAGATTCTGGCCAATTCCTCGGTCAAGACCCCCACCACGAGCGATGGCCTGGGTGCGGCGACCGGCGCGGCAACCGGCAAGAAGGAATTGGGCAAGGACGCGTTCCTGCAGTTGCTCGTTACCCAGCTGAAAAACCAGAACCCGCTGGAGCCCCAGGACAACGGCGAGTTCGTTGCCCAGTTGGCGCAGTTCAGCAGCCTGGAAGGCATTACCACCCTCAACGACACCGTGAGCGGTATCGCCGGCAACTACAACTCGTCCCAGGCCCTGCAAGCCTCGTCGCTGGTCGGTCGCTCGGTCATTGCCCCGGGCGACAAGGCGGTGGTCGATACTTCCAAGAGCCTCAACGGCACAGTGGTGGTACCGGCATCGGTGTCCTCCGTCGCGGTCAAGATCGTGGACAAGGACGGCAAGACCGTTCGCACCATCGACTTGGGCAGCCAGAACGCCGGCAATTCGGCCTTCATCTGGGATGGCAAGAACGACGCGGGCACGACGGTCGAGTCGGGCACCTACACCTTCGCCGCGTCGACCACCATCGACGGCAAGGCCACGTCGCTGATCACCAACCTGCCGGCCACGGTCAGCAGCGTGACGATCAGCCAGACGGGCGGTGAGCTGATGCTCAACCTGGCCGGGGTGGGCAGCATCGCCCTGTCCAAAGTACAAACTATTGGTATGTAG